Proteins from a single region of Sporosarcina sp. P33:
- the yhaM gene encoding 3'-5' exoribonuclease YhaM, which translates to MKKLMEHQVGESVDMYLLIKQATKGVTQQGSPFMTLILQDKSGDLEAKLWDTGEEQAQMYQGATIVKVGGEVHEYRGKNQLRIKAIRPVKEDEGVSIADLVPSAEKSKEVLLDELMQFFFEMKNPQIQRITRHLLKKHQQKFVLYPAATRNHHDYVSGLLDHVVSMLKLGKAIAELYPTLNKDLLYAGIILHDIGKVIELSGPVGTQYTIEGNLLGHITIMVNEIAKAAEELEIEGEELMLLQHMVLSHHGKEEWGSPKRPMLKEAEILHYIDNIDAKMNMLNRVMSKTAPGEFSERVFPLDNRSFYKPTFE; encoded by the coding sequence ATGAAAAAACTTATGGAACACCAAGTCGGCGAATCTGTTGACATGTATTTATTAATTAAGCAGGCAACAAAAGGTGTCACGCAGCAGGGGAGTCCGTTCATGACATTGATTCTCCAGGATAAAAGCGGGGATCTTGAAGCGAAACTTTGGGATACAGGTGAAGAGCAGGCGCAAATGTACCAAGGCGCAACGATTGTAAAAGTAGGCGGGGAAGTTCATGAATACCGCGGCAAGAACCAATTGCGCATTAAAGCGATCCGTCCGGTCAAAGAAGATGAAGGCGTATCCATCGCAGATTTAGTCCCGTCTGCTGAAAAAAGCAAGGAAGTGCTGCTCGATGAACTGATGCAGTTTTTCTTTGAGATGAAAAACCCGCAAATTCAGCGCATAACGCGCCATTTGCTGAAAAAACATCAGCAGAAATTCGTGCTCTATCCGGCGGCAACAAGAAACCACCACGACTATGTGTCCGGTTTGCTTGATCATGTGGTGTCGATGCTGAAACTTGGCAAGGCGATTGCGGAGCTGTATCCGACGTTGAATAAGGATTTACTGTATGCCGGAATCATCTTGCATGATATCGGGAAGGTCATTGAGCTGTCAGGCCCAGTCGGCACGCAGTACACGATCGAAGGAAATCTGCTCGGCCATATTACGATTATGGTCAATGAAATTGCTAAGGCCGCAGAGGAGCTGGAGATTGAGGGCGAGGAATTGATGCTGCTTCAGCATATGGTGCTGTCTCACCACGGGAAAGAGGAGTGGGGAAGTCCGAAGCGTCCGATGCTGAAGGAGGCGGAGATTCTTCATTATATCGATAATATAGATGCGAAGATGAATATGCTGAACCGTGTAATGTCGAAGACTGCGCCGGGTGAGTTCTCGGAGCGTGTCTTCCCGCTGGATAACCGTTCGTTTTATAAGCCTACGTTTGAATAA
- a CDS encoding AAA family ATPase: MKIRKILLYGFGQHENLEIDLQPGMNLLYGPNEAGKTTIQQAILHILFGFPQKNQQELRYEPKTGGKYGGCLYVEDHEFGNWMIERIRGKSSGDVSIRFDDGRTAREEELKRLLRGYDRQAFESIFSFSLFQLQGLEKMDENELSRTLLASGTTGLDTLWKVEKKMEKEMGGLFKKTGKIPPMNQKLTEIRELEQAMQKEQQKLSTYEPLTVRKQELDQQIAALRIEEQRLYRQSEEQRIAMQVVPLQQQRSQLAEQLSHLTVEFPAAGIRRYEELASKQSELELTITRLQKKTEDLQSGFIGLRPENERQQLERWAAQEAEWHKLRNDRLSAEQEIRLLEKKQQQLTNRLGLSDEQQRAIEHMDVSVQREHQLEPVLEEQRQTDQQVKAVQRLLAEAESERQQAEQRKERLKSLQLSEEERKKLAAWPTLQRQLAEAKFIVSSNSRQNTGKQMPFVILLIGLAITAYSVLQQQWLFALLGLVSAAAGIWLLKKQPDSAADQQAFIRDHEALAAELEKLAERDDLHRRDQRQLDTEIERLDHKLQKYASEMEQLYDQKQQTVLKMKELLQDAPFDPTYNIQESFRLLREFQDTADDQRTWRQRLHTTAEHIQSLLHEAEKLLGPVPEDGLYERLRQELQRQNSLQEKHQTRDQNMIEIHDQLQEAKAVLGSVTAEIQELFDAAGVSEKEAFFTAYQQDQEAQLLKRQLKEVEAQLSLYAKEPAVHEWTIPELERKRSETATRLQAIRKEVTALVDEQVKVEHELSQMGASQTYSELQQLFEVRKAELQEMSAQWVIRKVVRESIRQTMSEWKEHQLPAVLKQANEWFKRLTADRYATLGLTAAGYFQAVTAEGQSYAINELSQATKEQAYLSLRLALAYELSEQAPFPIIMDDPFVHFDNERLSSMIEILNELQPSHQFLYFTCHQEMKSKWSTEPHVIEIGPKVKGEIHG, from the coding sequence ATGAAAATTCGAAAAATCCTGCTGTATGGATTCGGGCAGCATGAAAACTTGGAAATTGACCTGCAGCCCGGCATGAACCTTTTGTACGGACCGAATGAAGCAGGTAAAACGACAATCCAGCAAGCCATCCTTCACATTTTATTCGGGTTTCCTCAAAAGAATCAGCAGGAGCTGCGCTATGAGCCAAAAACCGGCGGGAAGTACGGCGGCTGTCTGTATGTTGAGGATCATGAATTTGGCAATTGGATGATCGAGCGCATACGCGGAAAGTCTTCCGGAGATGTCAGTATCCGTTTTGATGACGGACGCACTGCGCGGGAAGAAGAGCTGAAACGTCTGCTGAGGGGATATGACCGGCAGGCATTTGAATCGATTTTCTCATTCTCGCTGTTTCAATTGCAAGGTCTCGAGAAAATGGATGAAAATGAATTGAGCCGCACATTACTGGCATCCGGCACAACCGGACTCGACACGCTGTGGAAAGTCGAGAAAAAGATGGAGAAAGAAATGGGAGGTCTTTTCAAGAAGACAGGTAAAATTCCGCCTATGAACCAAAAGCTGACTGAAATTCGTGAGCTCGAACAGGCCATGCAAAAAGAACAGCAGAAACTTTCAACATATGAACCGCTGACTGTCCGTAAGCAAGAATTGGATCAGCAAATAGCTGCATTACGTATTGAAGAACAGCGTTTGTACAGGCAGTCGGAGGAACAGCGTATCGCGATGCAAGTCGTTCCGCTGCAGCAGCAGCGCAGTCAGCTGGCGGAACAACTTTCTCACCTGACTGTTGAATTCCCCGCAGCCGGTATACGCCGCTATGAAGAATTGGCGAGTAAACAATCAGAGCTGGAATTAACAATCACCCGTCTGCAGAAAAAAACAGAAGATCTGCAATCTGGCTTCATCGGACTGCGGCCTGAAAATGAAAGACAGCAACTGGAACGGTGGGCAGCACAGGAAGCGGAGTGGCACAAGCTGCGTAATGACCGGCTTTCAGCTGAACAAGAAATTCGGCTGCTTGAAAAGAAACAGCAGCAGCTGACGAATCGCCTGGGTCTCAGCGACGAGCAGCAGCGGGCAATAGAGCACATGGATGTATCAGTTCAACGGGAACATCAGCTGGAGCCGGTGCTTGAAGAACAAAGACAGACAGACCAGCAGGTAAAAGCAGTTCAGCGCCTGCTGGCGGAAGCGGAAAGTGAACGTCAGCAGGCCGAGCAGCGAAAAGAACGTTTGAAAAGTCTTCAATTAAGTGAAGAAGAGCGAAAAAAACTTGCGGCCTGGCCAACACTTCAGCGTCAGCTGGCAGAGGCAAAATTCATCGTATCTTCAAACAGCAGACAGAACACAGGCAAGCAGATGCCGTTCGTCATTCTGCTCATCGGACTGGCAATTACAGCATATAGTGTGTTGCAGCAGCAATGGCTGTTTGCGCTCCTTGGATTAGTCAGTGCGGCAGCCGGTATCTGGCTGTTGAAAAAACAGCCAGATTCAGCAGCGGATCAGCAAGCTTTCATTCGGGATCATGAAGCATTGGCGGCCGAACTTGAAAAATTGGCTGAACGGGATGATTTGCATCGAAGGGATCAGCGTCAGTTAGATACAGAAATTGAGAGGCTGGACCATAAATTACAAAAGTATGCATCGGAAATGGAACAGCTTTATGATCAGAAGCAACAGACAGTGTTGAAGATGAAGGAACTGCTGCAAGATGCACCGTTTGATCCGACTTATAATATTCAGGAAAGCTTCCGCCTGTTGCGTGAATTCCAGGATACTGCAGATGACCAGCGCACGTGGCGGCAGCGTCTGCACACAACGGCTGAACATATTCAATCATTGCTGCATGAGGCGGAAAAATTACTGGGGCCCGTGCCGGAAGACGGTTTGTACGAACGGCTGCGTCAGGAACTGCAGCGCCAGAACAGTCTTCAGGAAAAACATCAAACACGGGATCAGAACATGATAGAAATCCATGATCAGCTGCAGGAAGCAAAAGCTGTGCTGGGATCTGTGACAGCTGAAATTCAGGAGCTGTTTGATGCAGCGGGCGTGTCAGAGAAAGAAGCGTTCTTCACGGCTTATCAGCAAGATCAGGAAGCCCAGTTACTGAAAAGGCAGCTGAAAGAAGTCGAAGCCCAGCTGTCCTTATATGCGAAAGAGCCGGCAGTGCATGAATGGACGATACCGGAACTTGAGCGCAAGCGCAGTGAAACGGCAACTCGTCTGCAGGCGATCCGCAAAGAAGTGACGGCCCTTGTAGACGAGCAAGTCAAAGTAGAACATGAACTGTCACAAATGGGCGCAAGTCAAACATACAGCGAACTTCAGCAGTTATTTGAAGTTAGAAAAGCAGAGCTGCAGGAAATGAGTGCCCAGTGGGTCATCCGAAAAGTGGTCAGGGAATCGATCCGTCAGACGATGAGCGAGTGGAAAGAACATCAATTGCCGGCCGTTCTGAAGCAGGCGAATGAATGGTTCAAGCGTTTGACGGCTGACCGATACGCGACGCTCGGCCTGACAGCTGCGGGATATTTCCAGGCAGTGACGGCTGAAGGACAATCCTATGCGATCAATGAACTGAGTCAGGCAACGAAAGAGCAGGCTTACCTGTCACTGCGTCTTGCATTGGCCTATGAACTATCGGAGCAGGCCCCGTTTCCGATTATCATGGATGACCCGTTCGTTCACTTTGATAATGAAAGACTTTCAAGTATGATAGAAATATTGAACGAGTTACAGCCATCTCATCAATTTCTGTACTTCACCTGCCATCAGGAGATGAAGTCGAAGTGGTCAACTGAGCCCCACGTGATCGAGATCGGACCAAAAGTAAAAGGAGAGATTCATGGATGA
- a CDS encoding DNA repair exonuclease: MKPIRFLHTADLHLDSPFKGMASAGPAELARLQQSTFAAFDRFIAYAVKEQPDFIVIVGDLYDGEDRSLRAQIRFQQGMQQLQNAGIPVFISYGNHDHLAGKWTRVSLPENVAVFSADVEQKQLNVRGDHIYLHGFSYPQRHVKDPMIMHYPEATDGIHIGLLHGSVAGDAEHAVYAPFTVSELLDRNYHYWALGHIHKRQVLSEDPPIVYPGNIQGRHRNEQGLKGFYDVSLTHHTASLKFVGTSDIVFTSLTVSCEGIEYADDWISACQDAIDHLTADTGNIVVELLMENTEGLAEDLAAAESEWLDILREQYEGMEPFVWISSIKWPSARQSDRSGTLLDPVEQTLFSWQADDWKELVKEVYGHKAGRYLEALTAEDIRRWKQQAAELLENEMLKEG, encoded by the coding sequence ATGAAACCGATCCGTTTTTTACATACAGCTGACCTGCACTTGGACAGCCCTTTTAAAGGCATGGCATCAGCAGGGCCCGCTGAATTGGCAAGACTGCAGCAGTCAACTTTTGCCGCATTCGACCGTTTTATTGCCTATGCTGTTAAAGAACAGCCTGATTTTATCGTCATCGTCGGCGATTTATATGATGGAGAAGATCGCAGCCTGCGTGCGCAGATCCGTTTTCAACAGGGCATGCAGCAATTGCAAAACGCAGGTATACCTGTTTTTATCTCCTACGGCAATCATGACCATCTGGCAGGCAAGTGGACAAGAGTTTCTTTGCCTGAAAATGTAGCTGTTTTTTCGGCAGATGTAGAACAAAAACAGCTGAATGTCCGGGGAGATCACATCTATCTGCACGGCTTCAGCTACCCGCAGCGCCATGTCAAAGATCCGATGATCATGCACTATCCGGAAGCAACGGACGGAATCCATATCGGACTGCTTCACGGCAGCGTGGCAGGGGATGCGGAGCATGCGGTGTATGCTCCGTTTACTGTCAGTGAACTGTTGGATAGGAACTATCACTACTGGGCGCTCGGTCATATCCACAAACGTCAGGTACTGTCAGAGGACCCGCCCATTGTCTATCCCGGCAATATTCAGGGACGACATCGAAATGAACAGGGGCTGAAAGGTTTTTACGACGTTTCATTGACACATCATACAGCTTCGCTGAAATTCGTCGGTACGTCAGACATCGTCTTCACTTCATTGACGGTATCCTGCGAAGGGATTGAATATGCAGATGACTGGATTTCAGCCTGCCAGGATGCAATTGATCATCTGACGGCGGATACAGGAAATATCGTCGTGGAATTACTAATGGAGAATACGGAAGGACTTGCTGAAGATCTGGCAGCTGCGGAATCAGAGTGGCTTGATATTTTGCGGGAGCAGTATGAAGGAATGGAGCCGTTTGTCTGGATTTCATCCATTAAGTGGCCGTCTGCCCGCCAGTCGGATCGCTCCGGCACATTGCTTGATCCGGTTGAACAAACGCTGTTTTCTTGGCAGGCGGACGACTGGAAAGAGCTGGTGAAAGAGGTGTACGGCCATAAAGCAGGTCGTTACCTCGAAGCGCTGACCGCGGAAGATATCCGAAGGTGGAAGCAGCAGGCCGCAGAGTTATTAGAAAACGAAATGCTGAAGGAGGGCTAG
- a CDS encoding ABC transporter permease, with product MREFWIIFKQSFLTKAKTKSFFITTLIMVAGIFLFANLPTLIDKASELFGNSEDDKVLVVDERGLLFDRLHDQLQQHEQGISLELTDESKEQLQQQVKDEKIAAFMELDLNAEQTIEATYTTASMVDQFLPSALQDALQNIQTEVKAEQLSLSGEQVSTLFAPIQFEKQNISDTAKSEDELNQARVLVYVLMFVIYFAVIIYSSMIATEVATEKSSRVMEILISSVSPVKHMFAKVLGIGSLGIVQILIYAAAGFLAYTSSSSGEQNELSAFFSLENLEVSTLIYAVIFFLLGYFLYATLAALLGSLVSRTEDVQQMIMPMSLLVVAAFIIAATGLGNPEMGYLKVTSFIPFFAPLVMFLRVGMLDLPLWEPLLSIGIMMVTIFILGWFGAKVYRGGVLMYGPSRSLKDLKKAIQLGKE from the coding sequence ATGCGTGAATTTTGGATTATTTTTAAGCAAAGTTTTTTGACTAAAGCTAAAACGAAATCATTTTTTATTACAACGCTTATTATGGTGGCAGGAATTTTCCTTTTTGCCAATTTGCCCACCCTTATTGACAAAGCAAGTGAGCTGTTTGGAAATTCGGAAGATGATAAAGTGCTGGTAGTGGATGAGAGAGGTCTGTTGTTCGACCGGCTGCACGATCAGCTTCAGCAGCATGAACAAGGGATTTCACTCGAGCTTACAGATGAATCAAAAGAGCAGCTTCAGCAGCAAGTGAAGGACGAGAAAATCGCGGCCTTTATGGAATTGGATTTGAATGCTGAACAAACGATTGAAGCGACTTATACAACAGCAAGTATGGTGGATCAGTTCCTTCCATCGGCGCTGCAGGATGCATTACAAAACATTCAGACCGAAGTGAAGGCGGAGCAATTATCTTTATCTGGTGAACAAGTATCTACGTTATTTGCGCCGATTCAATTTGAAAAACAAAATATCTCGGATACTGCAAAATCAGAGGATGAGCTGAATCAGGCACGTGTTCTCGTGTATGTTTTGATGTTCGTCATCTATTTTGCAGTCATCATTTATTCATCCATGATTGCAACAGAAGTGGCGACAGAGAAATCATCTAGGGTCATGGAAATTTTGATTTCAAGTGTATCTCCTGTTAAGCATATGTTTGCAAAAGTACTCGGAATCGGCTCGCTCGGCATTGTGCAAATTCTGATTTACGCAGCAGCGGGGTTCCTTGCCTATACATCGTCTTCTTCCGGAGAACAAAATGAACTGTCGGCATTCTTCAGTCTCGAAAATCTGGAAGTAAGCACACTGATCTATGCCGTGATTTTCTTCCTGCTGGGCTATTTCCTGTATGCCACACTTGCGGCGCTGCTCGGCTCGCTCGTCAGCCGGACAGAAGACGTACAGCAAATGATTATGCCGATGTCACTGCTCGTAGTAGCGGCATTTATCATTGCGGCGACAGGGCTTGGAAATCCGGAAATGGGTTATTTGAAGGTCACGTCATTCATCCCGTTTTTTGCACCATTGGTCATGTTCCTGCGTGTTGGCATGCTTGATCTGCCGCTTTGGGAACCTTTATTGTCTATTGGGATTATGATGGTAACGATTTTTATCCTAGGCTGGTTCGGAGCGAAGGTATACCGTGGCGGAGTACTGATGTATGGCCCGTCGCGTTCTTTAAAAGACTTGAAAAAAGCTATCCAGCTCGGAAAAGAATAA
- a CDS encoding ABC transporter ATP-binding protein, translating to MALQLEQVTKRFGDFTAVDQLSLTVEEGTMYGFLGANGAGKTTTFRMILGLLTATEGNISWNGRTISYETSPMIGYLPEERGLYPKMKVLDQLLFLGQLRGMKKAAAKSAALHWLERFEVPHYTNKKVEELSKGNQQKIQVIAALLHNPKLLILDEPFSGLDPVNVEMLKKAIVDFRNSGATILFSSHRMDHVEELCEQLSIIHHGQQLVSGKLRDVKRSFGKQNVRIRADFPLTELAATEGVTAAHHSLEGAVFQVEDEQIAHQLLQAALQKGPVRHFEIEEPSLQDIFIAKVGEEHA from the coding sequence ATGGCATTACAGCTGGAACAAGTCACCAAGCGTTTCGGGGACTTTACCGCAGTGGATCAGCTGTCACTGACGGTGGAAGAAGGAACGATGTATGGCTTTTTAGGAGCAAACGGCGCCGGAAAAACAACGACATTCCGAATGATTTTGGGCTTATTAACTGCCACGGAAGGCAATATTTCTTGGAATGGCCGCACGATTTCCTATGAGACGAGTCCGATGATCGGTTACTTGCCTGAAGAACGCGGGCTTTACCCAAAAATGAAAGTGCTCGATCAACTATTATTCCTTGGCCAGTTACGCGGCATGAAAAAGGCAGCTGCAAAGAGCGCGGCGCTTCATTGGCTGGAACGATTTGAGGTGCCGCATTATACGAATAAAAAAGTAGAGGAGCTGTCCAAAGGAAATCAGCAGAAAATTCAAGTCATCGCGGCATTGCTTCATAATCCAAAACTGCTCATTCTGGATGAACCGTTTTCCGGGCTGGATCCAGTGAACGTAGAGATGCTCAAGAAAGCAATAGTTGATTTCCGCAATAGCGGAGCCACGATATTATTTTCCAGTCACCGCATGGATCACGTGGAGGAATTATGCGAACAACTGAGCATTATTCATCATGGACAGCAATTGGTCAGTGGCAAGCTGCGTGATGTTAAACGGTCATTTGGCAAACAAAATGTCAGAATTCGCGCAGATTTCCCGCTGACAGAGCTGGCAGCGACAGAAGGCGTCACGGCTGCCCATCATTCATTGGAAGGCGCGGTCTTTCAAGTGGAAGACGAGCAGATTGCGCATCAATTGTTGCAGGCGGCATTGCAAAAAGGACCGGTTCGGCACTTCGAAATAGAAGAACCATCTTTGCAAGATATATTCATTGCGAAAGTGGGGGAAGAGCATGCGTGA
- a CDS encoding YhzD family protein, whose protein sequence is MKTYKLTAYEKDGSLITEETFTAESDDAAKEQGNQLLTEKDLLEKTHRLASPLGKLLLFHS, encoded by the coding sequence ATGAAAACTTATAAACTCACTGCCTATGAAAAAGACGGTTCTTTAATTACTGAGGAGACTTTTACTGCTGAATCGGATGACGCGGCAAAAGAGCAGGGCAATCAGCTGCTGACGGAAAAAGATCTTCTCGAGAAAACGCATCGCCTTGCTTCCCCTCTTGGAAAGCTATTATTATTCCATTCGTGA
- the mgsA gene encoding methylglyoxal synthase: MNIALIAHDEKKAELVNFTIAYEQIFAKHSLYATGTTGLRIMEETDLSITRLMSGPLGGDQQIGAMIATGKLDLILFFRDPLTAQPHEPDVSALLRLCDVYGIPLATNLASAELLLRAVEKGYFSWRETAAKYQ; this comes from the coding sequence TTGAACATCGCTTTAATTGCACATGATGAAAAAAAGGCTGAATTAGTCAATTTCACAATTGCTTACGAGCAAATTTTTGCAAAACATTCTCTTTACGCAACGGGCACAACGGGATTACGCATCATGGAAGAAACCGATCTTTCCATTACGCGCCTTATGTCAGGACCGCTTGGCGGGGATCAGCAAATTGGTGCGATGATTGCGACAGGTAAGCTGGATCTGATTTTGTTCTTCCGGGATCCGCTGACTGCACAGCCGCATGAACCGGATGTGAGTGCTTTACTTCGATTATGTGATGTATACGGCATTCCGCTGGCCACTAATCTGGCTTCAGCTGAGTTACTGCTGCGTGCCGTAGAAAAAGGCTATTTCTCGTGGAGAGAAACAGCCGCTAAATATCAATAA
- a CDS encoding enoyl-CoA hydratase: protein MTKKIELAIEGRLATVTFNEPDAMNAMDGVMMKELADIVEQLKDNSAVQVVLFRGAGRAFSAGGNVKAMLDPNGPMKMEDVMVDLSRLALAMYSMPQITIASVHGAAAGLGCSIAIACDVVIVEESSKIAMNFIGIGLVPDGGGHFFLKERVGTAKAKQLIWSGKVLDGKTAMQIGLVDELAADGEAWNTAQQRAQLILHSPTASMAASKKILHAAGIAELEQIVKLESEAQTAMRKTADHREGVQAFVEKRKPNFTGQ, encoded by the coding sequence ATGACAAAAAAGATTGAGCTGGCTATTGAAGGAAGACTGGCAACGGTGACGTTTAACGAGCCGGACGCAATGAATGCAATGGACGGGGTCATGATGAAAGAATTAGCTGATATCGTGGAGCAGCTAAAGGATAATTCAGCGGTACAAGTCGTGCTGTTTAGAGGAGCGGGCCGCGCGTTTTCTGCCGGCGGTAACGTTAAAGCAATGCTGGATCCGAATGGTCCGATGAAAATGGAAGACGTTATGGTCGACTTGTCGCGGCTGGCACTGGCTATGTACAGTATGCCGCAAATTACGATTGCTTCTGTGCACGGAGCGGCAGCGGGACTGGGATGCAGCATCGCGATTGCCTGCGACGTGGTGATCGTGGAAGAATCCAGTAAGATTGCAATGAATTTCATCGGCATTGGACTGGTTCCAGACGGTGGCGGACATTTCTTCCTGAAAGAACGTGTGGGCACGGCTAAAGCGAAACAACTTATCTGGTCCGGAAAAGTATTGGACGGAAAAACTGCGATGCAAATTGGTCTGGTCGACGAACTGGCAGCGGACGGAGAAGCGTGGAACACAGCACAGCAGCGCGCGCAGCTCATCTTGCATTCGCCAACCGCGTCCATGGCAGCATCGAAGAAAATTCTCCACGCAGCGGGAATTGCAGAACTTGAGCAGATAGTAAAACTTGAAAGCGAAGCGCAGACAGCCATGCGCAAAACAGCTGACCACCGCGAAGGCGTGCAGGCTTTTGTGGAGAAAAGAAAACCGAATTTTACTGGTCAATAA
- a CDS encoding coproporphyrinogen III oxidase has product MQQLYINQPFPQDWIRMFTHLANLFFEQSKIVTDKPEETAISVQFSEQYDETPNISAELQWNGQHVTSFFSEDVKETKEREQLRQRKRMYSHVLLDALEQATGMDQEWGILTGIRPTKLYHMYRQDGYSVDEAKLLLQKRHRVSERKSELIAEIADVQLTALPDLYSLKEEVSIYIGIPFCPTKCAYCTFPAYAIHRKNGRVETFLDGLHEEMRAIGKWLQEHNIRITTIYFGGGTPTSIEADEMDALYQTMTDSFPYMEQVREVTVEAGRPDTITIPKLEVLKKWGIDRISVNPQSYTDETLKAIGRHHSVQETIDKYWLSREQGMRNINMDLIIGLPNEGLAEFEHSLAETEKMQPESLTIHTLSFKRASEMTRNKDKYQVADRETVGKMMKRGEEWAHDNGYIPYYLYRQKNILGNLENVGYSKPGEESLYNILIMEEAQTIIGLGCGASSKFMEPATGKLTQFHNPKEPAAYIMGFEEAIDRKIAFLEEIFPAVQTSNE; this is encoded by the coding sequence ATGCAGCAATTATATATTAACCAGCCATTCCCGCAAGATTGGATCCGCATGTTCACACATTTGGCCAATTTATTTTTCGAACAATCTAAAATCGTCACGGACAAGCCAGAAGAAACTGCCATCTCCGTGCAGTTTTCTGAACAATATGATGAAACGCCGAATATATCCGCGGAATTGCAATGGAACGGGCAACACGTTACGTCCTTTTTTTCTGAAGATGTGAAGGAAACAAAAGAACGCGAGCAGCTCCGCCAGCGAAAGAGAATGTATTCCCATGTCTTGCTTGATGCACTGGAACAGGCAACCGGAATGGACCAGGAGTGGGGAATATTGACAGGTATCCGTCCGACGAAGCTGTATCATATGTATCGCCAGGACGGGTACAGCGTTGACGAAGCAAAGCTGTTACTCCAGAAGCGCCATCGCGTTTCGGAGCGCAAAAGTGAATTAATTGCGGAAATTGCAGATGTCCAGCTTACTGCACTTCCCGATTTGTATTCATTAAAAGAAGAAGTGAGTATTTATATCGGAATTCCGTTCTGTCCGACAAAATGTGCGTACTGTACTTTCCCTGCATATGCAATTCATCGCAAAAATGGACGGGTGGAGACATTTCTCGACGGTTTGCATGAGGAAATGCGTGCGATCGGCAAATGGCTGCAGGAACATAATATTCGCATCACGACTATCTATTTTGGCGGCGGCACACCTACGTCAATCGAAGCGGATGAAATGGATGCGCTGTATCAAACGATGACGGATTCATTCCCTTATATGGAGCAGGTGCGTGAAGTGACAGTCGAAGCCGGACGTCCTGATACGATTACCATTCCGAAACTGGAAGTGCTGAAAAAATGGGGCATCGACCGTATCAGCGTGAATCCGCAGTCCTATACGGATGAAACGCTAAAGGCAATTGGCCGTCATCATTCGGTGCAGGAGACCATTGACAAGTATTGGCTGTCCCGCGAACAGGGGATGCGTAATATCAATATGGACCTGATCATCGGACTGCCGAATGAAGGTCTGGCTGAATTTGAACATTCACTTGCCGAAACAGAAAAGATGCAGCCCGAATCTCTGACGATTCACACATTATCGTTTAAGCGTGCTTCTGAAATGACACGCAACAAAGACAAGTATCAAGTGGCTGATCGTGAAACGGTAGGGAAGATGATGAAGCGCGGTGAAGAATGGGCGCATGATAATGGCTATATTCCATATTATCTCTACCGCCAGAAAAACATTTTAGGGAATCTCGAGAATGTCGGCTATTCAAAGCCAGGCGAAGAAAGTCTCTATAATATTTTAATTATGGAAGAAGCGCAGACGATTATCGGACTTGGCTGCGGTGCTTCGAGTAAGTTTATGGAGCCGGCGACAGGCAAGCTGACACAGTTCCACAACCCAAAGGAACCGGCTGCGTATATAATGGGATTTGAAGAAGCGATTGACCGCAAAATCGCTTTCCTGGAAGAAATATTTCCGGCCGTTCAAACAAGTAACGAATGA
- a CDS encoding YlbF family regulator, with protein MTVNIYDDMNKLESTLRKTDQYIAVKKAMEDVKSDEEARVLFESFREIQMNLQQKQMAGEEIAGEELEHAQKTAQLAQENPTIMAMLTAEMKLSELIEEVNRVVLKPVQDLYESFN; from the coding sequence ATGACAGTAAATATTTATGATGATATGAATAAGTTGGAATCCACGTTACGCAAGACAGATCAGTATATCGCGGTGAAAAAAGCGATGGAAGATGTGAAGTCAGATGAAGAAGCACGCGTGCTATTCGAAAGTTTCCGTGAAATTCAGATGAATTTGCAGCAAAAGCAAATGGCGGGTGAAGAGATTGCAGGCGAAGAGCTTGAGCATGCGCAGAAAACAGCACAGCTGGCGCAGGAAAACCCGACGATCATGGCGATGCTTACAGCTGAAATGAAGTTGAGTGAATTAATTGAGGAAGTTAACCGTGTCGTGCTGAAGCCTGTACAAGATTTATACGAAAGTTTTAACTGA